A window of Ipomoea triloba cultivar NCNSP0323 chromosome 2, ASM357664v1 contains these coding sequences:
- the LOC116010532 gene encoding U-box domain-containing protein 19-like yields the protein MKSDRNDRRILTFPAVHPCEGISAATLLGSLIALSRNICSFKSKFFYTQRRNARETIRQIGILLIFFEEIRDHFPGISDSIVLCLSELHITFQNIHFLLEDCTREGAKLWILMKALSVATQFRVLIRSVATALDVLPLQSIAVSGEIKELVLMVANQAQRGKMELDSDDENAMKWVILILNQFENRLEPDPLLIKKVLDYIGVTNWGECHKEIRFLEEEISVECSENHGREVTLLSGLVGLMSYCRGALFEDSSYGRNIDQSEGMNSTETVSCLNPEDFRCPISLELMTDPVTVSTGQTYDRASIQKWLSSGNLLCPKTGKTLTSTELIPNSTLRKLIQQFCSDNGISLSKSRKTSCDISRTIVPGSPAAAEAIKFLSEFLARRLRSGSDEQRNKAAYEIRLLAKSNIYNRCCLINAGAIPPLLHLLRSAEGADPSTQENAISALLKLSKHSNGKAAIVEHRGLNPILEVLKNGAKLEAKQIAAATIFYLSSAREHRKQIGDTPGLIEALIELMKIGTPCGKKNAIVAIFALLVNHRTNHKKILSTNAIEILVNLLSSSQKEDLVTDALAVLATLTDTKEGSTAALQASAVPVISTKLQTVSSRPGKEYCVSILLSLCTHCGGDVVAVLARDQSLMPRLYPLVSEGTAQARKKARLLIRILHKFCESSSSTLPREIAQEQFIGVR from the coding sequence ATGAAATCTGACCGGAATGATCGCCGGATTCTGACGTTTCCAGCCGTGCATCCGTGCGAGGGGATTTCTGCGGCGACGCTTCTCGGCTCACTCATCGCCCTGTCTCGAAACATATGCAGCTTCAAATCCAAATTCTTCTACACACAGAGGAGGAATGCCCGGGAAACCATCAGGCAAATCGGAATCCTCTTGATTTTCTTCGAGGAAATTCGCGATCATTTCCCCGGCATCTCAGACTCCATAGTCCTCTGCCTCTCAGAGCTGCACATAACGTTCCAGAATATTCACTTCTTATTGGAAGATTGCACCAGAGAAGGTGCGAAGTTGTGGATTCTAATGAAGGCGCTTTCGGTTGCTACTCAATTCCGGGTTCTGATTAGGTCCGTAGCAACCGCCCTTGATGTTCTTCCGTTGCAGTCCATTGCGGTTTCCGGCGAAATCAAGGAGCTAGTTCTCATGGTAGCTAATCAGGCGCAAAGGGGGAAAATGGAGCTCGATTCTGATGACGAGAATGCCATGAAATGGGTCATTTTGATATTGAATCAGTTCGAGAATAGATTGGAGCCGGATCCGTTGCTCATTAAGAAAGTTCTAGATTATATTGGTGTTACGAATTGGGGAGAATGTCATAAGGAGATTAGATTCTTGGAGGAAGAGATCAGTGTGGAATGCTCAGAGAATCATGGAAGAGAAGTGACGTTGCTTAGCGGTTTAGTCGGGCTTATGAGCTATTGCAGGGGAGCTCTGTTCGAGGACAGTAGCTATGGCAGAAACATTGATCAATCGGAAGGGATGAACAGCACGGAGACGGTGAGTTGTCTGAATCCAGAGGATTTCCGGTGTCCGATCTCGCTGGAACTCATGACTGATCCGGTGACGGTGTCCACCGGACAGACGTACGATCGCGCTTCGATTCAGAAATGGCTCAGTTCCGGCAACCTCCTGTGCCCTAAAACAGGGAAGACATTGACGAGCACCGAATTAATCCCTAATTCAACTCTCCGGAAGCTCATCCAACAGTTCTGCTCCGATAACGGCATCTCCCTGTCGAAATCCCGGAAAACGAGCTGCGATATATCGAGGACGATCGTCCCCGGAAGTCCAGCCGCGGCTGAAGCCATCAAATTCCTCTCGGAATTCCTAGCTCGCCGCCTCCGTTCCGGCTCCGACGAGCAGAGAAACAAGGCGGCTTACGAAATCCGTTTGCTGGCGAAATCAAACATTTACAACCGTTGTTGCCTGATTAACGCCGGAGCAATCCCGCCCCTCCTGCATCTCCTCAGATCCGCCGAAGGCGCCGATCCATCCACGCAGGAAAACGCAATTTCTGCTCTTCTCAAGCTCTCCAAACACTCAAACGGCAAGGCAGCGATCGTTGAACACCGCGGCTTAAACCCTATCCTTGAAGTGCTTAAAAATGGAGCGAAATTGGAAGCCAAGCAAATCGCGGCGGCGACAATCTTCTACCTCTCCTCAGCCAGGGAACACCGCAAACAGATCGGAGACACTCCGGGGCTAATCGAAGCCCTAATCGAACTCATGAAAATCGGAACACCGTGCGGGAAAAAGAACGCCATTGTCGCAATCTTCGCCCTGCTAGTTAACCACAGAACCAACCACAAAAAAATTCTTTCAACTAACGCGATCGAGATCCTCGTTAACCTCCTATCCTCTTCCCAGAAAGAAGACCTCGTAACAGACGCTCTAGCCGTTCTAGCCACATTAACAGACACCAAGGAAGGATCAACGGCGGCGCTCCAGGCCTCCGCAGTGCCGGTAATCTCGACCAAATTGCAGACCGTCAGTTCTCGTCCTGGGAAAGAATACTGCGTCTCCATCTTGCTGTCTCTGTGCACACATTGCGGCGGCGACGTGGTGGCGGTTCTGGCCAGGGACCAGTCCCTAATGCCCAGGCTCTACCCACTGGTGTCGGAGGGAACCGCTCAGGCGAGGAAGAAAGCAAGATTGCTCATTAGGATTCTTCACAAGTTTTGCGAAAGTAGCTCTTCCACACTGCCTAGAGAAATCGCACAGGAACAGTTCATTGGAGTACGCTGA